The Vicia villosa cultivar HV-30 ecotype Madison, WI linkage group LG1, Vvil1.0, whole genome shotgun sequence genome includes a region encoding these proteins:
- the LOC131607864 gene encoding phosphoglycerate mutase-like protein 4: MAESFITESLSSYPHPDYAEIVVVRHGQTIWNAERKVQGHLDVELNEIGRDQARAVADKLSRGPKISAIYSSDLQRAFETAQIIASKCGVLEVVKDFDLRERHKGDLQGLSHLEIAKTNPISYKALMSKNEEQEIPGGGESITQLLERCKSALLRIGKKYKGERVVVVSHGASIEILYKWACVNGYDYEGKIHNASISVFHLYDEDKWNLKVWADVSHLSKK, from the exons ATGGCCGAGTCTTTCATCACCGAATCCCTTTCCAG CTATCCTCATCCAGATTATGCTGAAATAGTTGTGGTTCGTCACGGTCAAACAATTTGGAACGCTGAAAGAAAAGTTCAG GGACACTTGGATGTTGAATTGAATGAAATTGGAAGAGATCAAGCACGTGCA GTGGCTGATAAACTATCCAGAGGACCAAAGATCTCTGCAATATATTCTTCTGACTTGCAACGTGCTTTCGAAACTGCACAGATCATTGCTTCAAAATGTGGAGTACTAGAG GTTGTCAAGGACTTTGACCTACGAGAAAGACACAAGGGAGATCTTCAAGGACTTTCTCATCTTGAAATAGCAAAGACTAATCCCATTAGTTACAAGGCTTTGATGTCCAAGAATGAAGAACAAGAAATTCCG GGTGGTGGAGAAAGTATTACTCAACTGCTAGAACGTTGCAAATCTGCATTGTTGAGAATTGGGAAAAAATATAAAGGGGAGAGAGTTGTTGTTGTCTCACATGGAGCATCCATCGAAATACTTTACAAGTGGGCTTGTGTAAATGGATATGATTATGAAGGGAAAATACACAATGCATCTATTAGTGTTTTTCATCTGTATGATGAGGACAAATGGAACTTGAAGGTGTGGGCTGATGTTAGTCATTTGAGCAAAAAATAA
- the LOC131607874 gene encoding phosphoglycerate mutase-like protein 4 — protein sequence MADSSITDSLSSYSDTDFAEIVVVRHGQTVWNLEGKCQGQLDIELNEVGKQQAAAVADRLSREPKISAVYSSDLKRALETAQTIASRCGGLEVVKDLDLRERHMGNLQGLVFTESEKSNPISYNIVKSRNENQEIPGGGESLEQVYERCKSALLRIGRKHKGERVVVVSHGASIEVLYKWACADGKYVGNIRNASVTVFHLYGDDKWVVKLWADISHLSSC from the exons ATGGCTGACTCATCCATCACCGATTCTCTTTCGAG CTATTCCGATACAGATTTTGCTGAGATTGTTGTGGTGCGTCATGGTCAAACAGTTTGGAATCTTGAAGGAAAATGCCag GGACAATTGGATATTGAATTGAATGAAGTGGGAAAACAGCAAGCAGCTGCT GTTGCTGATAGACTATCGAGGGAACCGAAGATCTCAGCCGTGTATTCATCTGATTTGAAAAGAGCTTTAGAAACAGCACAAACAATTGCATCCAGATGTGGAGGTCTAGAG GTTGTGAAGGATTTGGACCTGCGAGAAAGACACATGGGCAATCTGCAAGGACTTGTTTTCactgaatcagaaaaatctaaTCCCATAAGTTACAATATTGTGAAATCTAGGAATGAAAATCAAGAAATACCA GGTGGTGGAGAAAGTCTTGAACAAGTGTATGAACGTTGCAAATCTGCGTTGCTGAGAATTGGCAGAAAACATAAAGGAGAGCGTGTTGTTGTGGTTTCTCATGGAGCATCGATTGAAGTACTTTACAAATGGGCATGTGCAGATGGAAAGTATGTAGGGAATATACGCAATGCATCTGTCACTGTTTTTCACTTATATGGTGATGACAAATGGGTTGTGAAATTGTGGGCTGATATTAGTCATCTGAGCTCATGTTGA
- the LOC131644217 gene encoding glutathione S-transferase T3-like, producing the protein MPPFSTQVPPFSTQVPPFSTQVGTENEERVVVKKKSREQFTRDEDILLIQSWLNVSKDPIVGVDQKAESFWVRVTANYNQYRGQSREKLKGQLKCRWHRINGLVQKFVGCYKQAVNGKESGTSENDVMAAANAFFAQDQGTTFNLEYAWRLLKDEPKWMGESIESSSKITKTYASEASLENPNTPSSYEFNSSSPMERPMGQKAAKRKGKAKEIPNETQDARNKRAMLMERLAQSKEDEIELKVVQLMMKDTSTMSDSQRDIHEKYCNKMKKNMECS; encoded by the coding sequence ATGCCACCATTTTCTACTCAAGTTCCACCATTTTCTACTCAAGTTCCACCATTTTCTACTCAAGTTGGTACTGAAAATGAAGAAAgggttgttgttaaaaaaaaatctcGAGAGCAATTTACAAGGGATGAGGATATACTACTTATCCAATCATGGCTCAATGTTTCAAAGGATCCAATTGTGGGAGTTGATCAAAAGGCTGAGAGTTTTTGGGTAAGAGTCACTGCCAATTATAACCAGTATCGTGGGCAATCGCGGGAAAAGTTAAAGGGACAATTAAAATGTCGATGGCATCGAATAAATGGCTTGGTTCAAAAATTTGTTGGGTGTTACAAACAAGCTGTTAATGGAAAGGAAAGTGGGACATCGGAGAACGATGTCATGGCCGCTGCAAATGCATTTTTTGCTCAGGATCAAGGTACAACATTCAACCTTGAGTACGCATGGAGATTGttaaaagatgaacctaaatGGATGGGAGAATCGATTGAAAgttcttcaaaaataacaaagACTTATGCTAGTGAGGCATCATTGGAGAACCCAAATACACCTTCGAGTTATGAGTTTAACTCATCATCACCAATGGAGCGTCCAATGGGACAAAAAGCAGCAAAAAGGAAGGGTAAGGCAAAGGAAATTCCAAATGAAACGCAAGATGCAAGGAATAAAAGAGCAATGTTAATGGAAAGACTAGCGCAAAGTAAGGAGGACGAGATAGAATTAAAGGTAGTGCAACTAATGATGAAAGACACTTCTACTATGAGCGATAGTCAACGAGatattcatgaaaaatattgtaataagatgaaaaaaaatatGGAATGTAGTTAG
- the LOC131644228 gene encoding uncharacterized protein LOC131644228 — MDSDDLDNYDQEFWELVEEEFMDDSDEEQELQNELQSGSSFRPKKRTTIDRGREEGHNRLFNDYFSENPVYTDVQFRRRFRMHRHVFLRIVDALGNHDEYFQMRVDATGKMGLSPLQKCTSAIRMLAYGSAADIVDEYVRIGESTSIECLQRFVQGVNAVFGAEYLRKPNNTDVEHILQMGESRGFPGMLGSIDCMHWEWKNCPVAWKGQFCRGDHGKPTIMLEAVASQDLWIWHAFFGIAGSNNDINVLNQSNVFNDILEGHAPNVQYTWDTI; from the coding sequence ATGGATTCAGACGATTTAGATAATTACGATCAAGAATTTTGGGAGTTGGTTGAAGAAGAATTTATGGACGACAGTGATGAAGAACAAGAGCTTCAGAATGAACTTCAATCTGGAAGTTCCTTTAGGCCAAAGAAAAGAACAACGATAGATCGAGGTCGTGAAGAAGGGCATAATCGATTGTTCAATGACTACTTCTCGGAAAATCCAGTATACACAGATGTTCAATTCCGAAGAAGGTTCAGAATGCATAGGCATGTATTTCTTCGAATTGTAGATGCCCTTGGAAATCATGATGAATATTTCCAAATGAGGGTCGATGCAACTGGTAAAATGGGTCTTTCACCATTGCAGAAATGTACATCTGCTATTCGTATGTTGGCGTATGGGTCTGCTGCTGACATTGTAGACGAGTATGTTCGAATCGGTGAAAGCACTTCAATTGAGTGCTTACAAAGATTCGTTCAGGGCGTGAATGCTGTATTTGGGGCTGAGTATTTGAGAAAGCCTAACAACACTGATGTTGAACATATTTTACAAATGGGAGAGTCACGTGGCTTTCCAGGTATGTTGGGTTCTATTGATTGTATGCATTGGGAATGGAAAAATTGTCCTGTTGCATGGAAAGGACAGTTTTGTCGAGGTGATCATGGTAAGCCCACAATCATGCTTGAAGCAGTGGCATCACAAGACTTATGGATTTGGCATGCTTTTTTTGGTATTGCAGGTTCAAACAATGATATTAATGTGTTAAACCAATCTAATGTGTTTAACGATATTTTGGAAGGACATGCTCCCAATGTGCAATATACGTGGGACACCATATAA
- the LOC131644237 gene encoding uncharacterized protein LOC131644237: MGYYLADGIYPEWATFVKTISMPQGEKKKLFAQHQESARKDVERAFGVLQSRFAIIRGPARAWHMDTLKHTIYACIILHNMIVEDERHTYGGNFDYSYDNVDDNNSTTETFSGPHPNLATRLQRRASIREKQVHRQL; encoded by the coding sequence ATGGGGTATTATTTAGCAGATGGTATATATCCTGAGTGGGCTACATTTGTCAAAACCATTTCAATGCCACagggagaaaagaaaaagttatttGCTCAACATCAAGAATCAGCTAGAAAAGATGTGGAGCGGGCATTTGGAGTGCTTCAATCTCGATTTGCAATTATACGTGGCCCAGCACGTGCTTGGCACATGGACACCCTCAAGCATACCATATATGCATGCATCATATTGCACAACATGATTGTTGAAGACGAACGACATACATATGGAGGTAATTTTGATTACTCTTATGATAATGTGGATGACAACAACTCAACAACCGAAACATTTAGCGGTCCTCATCCGAATCTTGCAACAAGACTACAAAGAAGAGCAAGTATTCGAGAAAAACAAGTTCATCGTCAACTTTAA